Proteins encoded in a region of the Podarcis muralis chromosome 6, rPodMur119.hap1.1, whole genome shotgun sequence genome:
- the MANSC4 gene encoding MANSC domain-containing protein 4, with amino-acid sequence MFLLMAVSEVFLLLGWAWRSDCICSPTTYYKNCWIRRFPGLTVDLERSQRRGAYILKVYTEATAQQCSRTCCLLKNVSCNLAVFYGETNNQSLNCLHVYCPALESCILRPWINVVLYNITPGVDPDLLVFEKLSFKDMNTRSSLNKWEVHGSARVANLEKCQNSTTSSMYLLPESLSSTVVQELVSNSSNTSTAPAPVHRSPSSTYLGPADAPLKDYFTKVANISEKNGSTAMSDNATALPSTAVTSIKILSHMPSPAHLNSSKHLNETKVYSGRNSTSDNEDQKSAWEEVERGSWLLPVALCLSLTVICCCTIILAAGCHRKRNGRYKPRRRGESRRFIRYTMVKNSF; translated from the exons ATGTTTCTGCTGATGGCTGTGTCGGAAGTCTTTCTGCTTTTGGGCTGGGCGTGGAGATCAGACTGCATTTGCTCACCCACCACTTATTATAAGAATTGTTGGATTCGACGATTCCCGGGCCTTACAGTTGATCTGGAGCGTTCACAGAGAAGAGGGGCCTACATTCTCAAAGTCTACACAGAAGCTACAGCCCAACAATGCAGCCGGACCTGCTGCCTCCTAAAGAATG tttcctgtaacttggcagTTTTCTATGGTGAAACCAATAATCAGAGTCTTAACTGCCTGCATGTTTATTGCCCAGCGTTGGAGAGCTGCATACTGAGGCCTTGGATCAATGTTGTGTTGTACAACATCACACCAG GGGTTGATCCGGATCTTCTTGTGTTTGAGAAACTCTCTTTCAAAGATATGAATACCAGGTCCTCTCTTAATAAATGGGAAGTGCATGGAAGTGCAAGGGTTGCCAATTTAGAAAAATGCCAGAATTCAACAACCAGTTCAATGTACCTTCTTCCTGAATCCTTATCTTCTACAGTGGTCCAAGAGCTGGTAAGTAACAGCAGCAACACAAGTACTGCACCTGCCCCAGTTCACAGGTCTCCATCCAGCACATATTTAGGACCTGCAGATGCACCACTGAAGGACTATTTTACTAAAGTGGCAAACATCTCAGAAAAGAATGGTTCAACAGCCATGTCTGACAATGCAACTGCACTTCCTAGCACTGCCGTTACATCTATCAAGATATTATCACACAtgcccagcccagcccatctGAACAGCAGCAAACACTTGAACGAAACCAAGGTATACAGTGGCAGGAATTCCACATCAGACAATGAAGACCAGAAATCAGCTTGGGAGGAAGTAGAAAGGGGGAGCTGGCTGCTTCCGGTGGCACTCTGTCTTTCCTTGACTGTGATTTGCTGTTGCACTATTATTCTTGCAGCTGGGTGCCATCGAAAGAGGAATGGTCGGTATAAACCAAGACGGAGAGGTGAATCCAGACGGTTCATTAGATACACTATGgttaaaaatagcttttaa
- the KLHL42 gene encoding kelch-like protein 42: MAEGGEQEEAVVQIRLGERCFPVGKRQLREQSDYFGALFRSGMREAAAEVQELRGGLRARGLELVLDFIRTSRLAGLEREGEGEAAALEALVEAACYLQVTPLLRRLPAQVALPNCLQLHQLAQLYGLPELQAACVAFMAARFHQVLRRPEARRLLPGALRQQLRERRAGGAAALLALGPFAAAWPQEGGAPGSMRRFDEAAGRWLPLPGRPPPELANVRGYGAAVLDNYLFLVGGHRLGSQEISAAHCYNPCLNEWSPVASMNQKRSNFKLLAVSGKLYAIGGQFLSNVECYSPEHDWWNFAASLPTPLAEFSACECQGKIYVMGGYTTRDRNLNILQYCPSSDNWTTFESCGIHIRKQQMLSVEETIYIVGGCIHELGSKKISSQNEDMLTVQSYNTATREWLYLKESTSKSGLNLTCTLHNDGIYILTRDVSLSTSLEHRVFLKYNIFSDSWESVRHFPTFVQNMLVCSMYLPNLM; encoded by the exons ATGGCGGAGGGCGGCGAGCAGGAGGAGGCGGTGGTGCAGATCCGGCTGGGCGAGCGCTGCTTCCCGGTGGGCAAGAGGCAGCTGCGGGAGCAGAGCGACTACTTCGGCGCGCTCTTCCGCTCGGGGATGcgcgaggcggcggcggaggtgcAGGAGCTGCGCGGGGGGCTGCGCGCGCGCGGCCTGGAGCTGGTGCTGGACTTCATCCGCACGTCCCGCCTGGCCGGCCTGGAGCGCGAGGGCGAGGGCGAGGCGGCGGCGCTGGAGGCGCTGGTGGAGGCCGCCTGCTACCTGCAGGTGACCCCGCTGCTGCGCCGGCTGCCCGCGCAGGTGGCGCTGCCCAACTGCCTGCAGCTGCACCAGCTGGCGCAGCTCTACGGGCTGCCGGAGCTGCAGGCCGCCTGCGTGGCCTTCATGGCGGCGCGCTTCCACCAGGTGCTCCGCAGGCCCGAGGCCCGGCGCCTGCTGCCCGGCGCCCTGAGGCAGCAGCTGCGGGAAAGGCGCGCGGGAGGCGCGGCCGCCCTGCTGGCGCTGGGCCCCTTCGCCGCAGCCTGGCCCCAGGAAGGCGGCGCGCCCGGCTCCATGCGCAGGTTCGACGAGGCGGCCGGCCGCTGGCTCCCGCTGCCCGGCCGCCCGCCTCCGGAGCTGGCCAACGTGCGCGGCTACGGCGCGGCCGTGCTGGACAACTACCTGTTCCTGGTGGGCGGCCACCGGCTCGGCAGCCAGGAGATCTCGGCCGCGCACTGCTACAACCCCTGCCTGAACGAGTGGAGCCCCGTGGCCTCGATGAACCAGAAAAG GTCTAATTTCAAGTTGTTGGCTGTTAGTGGGAAGTTGTATGCCATTGGTGGGCAATTCCTCTCCAATGTTGAGTGTTACAGCCCAGAGCACGACTGGTGGAACTTTGCAGCATCCTTACCAACCCCCCTTGCAGAATTCTCAGCGTGTGAGTGCCAGGGCAAGATCTACGTCATGGGAGGCTACACTACAAGAG ACCGGAACTTGAATATCTTGCAGTACTGTCCCAGCTCTGACAACTGGACAACCTTTGAATCGTGTGGCATCCATATCCGCAAGCAGCAAATGCTATCAGTGGAGGAAACTATCTATATTGTTGGAGGCTGCATCCACGAACTGGGATCAAAAAAAATATCTAGCCAGAATGAGGACATGTTAACAGTACAGTCTTATAACACTGCCACCAGAGAATGGCTCTACCTCaaagaaagcacgtcaaaatctGGTCTTAATTTGACTTGTACACTACACAACGATGGGATCTATATACTGACCAGAGATGTATCATTGTCAACAAGCTTGGAGCACAGAGTTTTTCTAAAGTACAATATATTTTCAGACAGTTGGGAATCTGTTAGGCACTTCCCAACCTTTGTACAAAACATGTTGGTCTGTTCTATGTATTTGCCAAATCTGATGTGA